CTAAAGTTTAAAAGCCCTGAGAAATTAGATCTTTTTCCACTTCCTAGAACTCTGATGCTAGTTACAAATCAAACTCAAATTGGATTAAAAAGTAAAACAGGAAGCATTGTAAGTTGAAGTTGCTTTAGAAAAATATCTCTAGCTTCTATTGCTTGGGCTTGTCCATGATTTTCTAGAACTTTGTCATAAACACCTTTGGCAAAAAAGTTTAAATAGGGAATAGCAATAAGAAGAAAAACTAAGATAAAAGATGAAATTCAAGTTAGTGTAAAATGAAAGCCTTTTAATTCATTTGCATTAGCTCGGGCTTTTTCTAAATTTCCTTGACCTAGCTCTCGTGAAACAAAGATAGAAACATTAGTTTCAACAACATTAAAAAGCCCTAAAAAGATTCCAGTAATTGAGCCAGTTAAACCAAGTATTGAATAAGCTGCTATTTCATATTCGGGCTTGCCTATTGTTCCTTGAGGATAGCCAATGTTTCAAAAAACCTGTCTCATAGTAACTAAAACAATTCCACCACCAACTAAAAATCCAGCTGCAAATCTTCTTAGAAAAAGTTTTACAACATGCATGTTATTTGTAAATAAACTAAAAAGCGGAATATGTAAATATTTATTAGTTTTTTGAATAATAATAAAATTAGAAATTAAAGCTGAAAGTCTTGCCAAAATAGTAGCATAAGCCGCTCCATCAACATCCATTTTTAGTCCGTACATAAATATGGCATTAAAAACAATATTAACTATTAAAGTAGCAACTGATGAGTACATTTGATATTTTCCAAAGCCTGCTTCTCTAAGAGTGTTTCCTGAGATAAAAGTTGTAGCAAGAAGAAGTCAAGAAAGTGTAAGTGGGCGAATATAACTAATTCCTTTTTGGATAATTTCTTCGCCATTTTGAAGATTAGTTCTATAAAAAACGCGAATAAACCAATCAGGTGAGATCAAAACTCAAATGCTAATTGGAATTACAATTATGTAATTAAAAATAAACCTTAGCTTTAAAACATTCTTGACATTAGCAAAGTCTTTTTTTCCATAATACTGGCCAAAAATTGTCACAGACATATAAGCTACTCCCAAAAAAGCTGAAAAAATAAAGCCAGTCCAAGTGTTGGCAATACCAAGAGCTGCTATTCCCCCATTAATGTGAGTTACCATGAAATTATCAATAAAGTTGTTTAAAGAAAAAAGCAAAGATGCAAAAATAACTGGAATTGAATATTTCCAGTAGAGTTTAAATTTTGCTTTGTTTTCAGGAAAATGAGCTTTAAAAAAACTTGTCATAGACGCCATAATTATTCTATATTATCAATATTTTGCTTTTTTTGGGCAATTATTAAAATAATAGTCCAAATTAAAAGTCAATATTTTTAACATATTTGGCGTTTTGCTCAATAAATTCTCGACGAGGAGCTACCTCTCCTCCCATTAGTGTTGTAAAGGTTCAATCAGCTTTTGCTGCATCTTCAATTTGAACTTGTAACATAGTTCTAATTGTAGGATCCATGGTTGTATCTCAAAGCTGATCAGGGTCCATTTCACCTAAACCTTTGTAACGTTGAATTGCTACTTTAGAAACATCTTTTATATTTGCTAGTATTTCTTCTTTTTGCTCATCATTATAGGCATATCTTGATTTTCCTGAAATACTAATTTTATATAAAGGAGGCTGAGCAATATAAACAAAGCCATATTCAATTAAAGGTTTAAAATATCTATAAAAAAACGTTAGTAAAAGTGTTCTAATGTGAGCTCCATCAACATCAGCATCGGTCATGATAATAATTTTGTGATAACGAAGCTTGTTAATGTTAAACTCTTCAGCTATTCCAGTACCTAAGGCTATAATTAAAGATTGAATTTCTTCATTGTTAAAAACTTTTTCAATGTTGTTTTTTTCAGCATTAATAACTTTTCCTCTTAGAGGTAAAATTGCTTGAAATTCTCTATCCCTTCCCATTTTGGCACTTCCACCAGCTGAGTTACCCTCAACAATGTAAAGCTCTGATATTTCAGCATTTTTACTTGAACAATCTGCAAGTTTTCCAGGAAGAGAACTTATATCAAAGGCACTTTTTCTTCTTACTGCTTCTCTTGCTAAAAGTCCAGCCATTCTAGCTTTTCTAGCATTGATGACTTTTAAAATAATGTTTTTAGCTTCAACTGGATTTTCATTTAAAAACCTCTCAAAGTTTTTAGAAAAAATTTTGTTAACTGCAATTCTAGCATCCTTATTACCTAGTTTTCCTTTTGTTTGACCTTCAAAAATAGGATCAACATGCTTTATAGAAATAATTGCTGAAATACCTTCTTTAACATCATCTCTAATTAACTTTTCTTCTTCAAGTTTAACAACTCCTAAGTTAGTTGCAAA
The sequence above is a segment of the Mycoplasmopsis pulmonis genome. Coding sequences within it:
- a CDS encoding MATE family efflux transporter, translating into MASMTSFFKAHFPENKAKFKLYWKYSIPVIFASLLFSLNNFIDNFMVTHINGGIAALGIANTWTGFIFSAFLGVAYMSVTIFGQYYGKKDFANVKNVLKLRFIFNYIIVIPISIWVLISPDWFIRVFYRTNLQNGEEIIQKGISYIRPLTLSWLLLATTFISGNTLREAGFGKYQMYSSVATLIVNIVFNAIFMYGLKMDVDGAAYATILARLSALISNFIIIQKTNKYLHIPLFSLFTNNMHVVKLFLRRFAAGFLVGGGIVLVTMRQVFWNIGYPQGTIGKPEYEIAAYSILGLTGSITGIFLGLFNVVETNVSIFVSRELGQGNLEKARANANELKGFHFTLTWISSFILVFLLIAIPYLNFFAKGVYDKVLENHGQAQAIEARDIFLKQLQLTMLPVLLFNPIWVWFVTSIRVLGSGKRSNFSGLLNFSGNFIQIIWLIVLVYIIIPKTNLELWQAYVIFFMSDITKVIFVETFYYKMHWAHDITKVEQKSTNP
- the gyrB gene encoding DNA topoisomerase (ATP-hydrolyzing) subunit B, which translates into the protein MSKNNQYNASNIQVLKGLEPVRKRPGMYIGTTGKKGLHHLIWEIVDNSVDETMAGFASQITITLDNDNLITIEDDGRGIPVDRHPETGISTVETVLTVLHAGGKFDSESYKVSGGLHGVGASVVNALSTNLKAWIKRHNKLHYVEFHDGGKILKPLEVISELESDQTGTKISFQPDFSIMEKNDFDLEVVKDRAKQLAYLNKQLVINVVDNRVGYTKQFYFEGGIVDYIKELNKSKKVLHDQTIYSEGANVLEDNPEVIVEVAIQYTDSYQSNIVSYANNILTIEGGTHEQGFFDGLVRILNKFATNLGVVKLEEEKLIRDDVKEGISAIISIKHVDPIFEGQTKGKLGNKDARIAVNKIFSKNFERFLNENPVEAKNIILKVINARKARMAGLLAREAVRRKSAFDISSLPGKLADCSSKNAEISELYIVEGNSAGGSAKMGRDREFQAILPLRGKVINAEKNNIEKVFNNEEIQSLIIALGTGIAEEFNINKLRYHKIIIMTDADVDGAHIRTLLLTFFYRYFKPLIEYGFVYIAQPPLYKISISGKSRYAYNDEQKEEILANIKDVSKVAIQRYKGLGEMDPDQLWDTTMDPTIRTMLQVQIEDAAKADWTFTTLMGGEVAPRREFIEQNAKYVKNIDF